A genomic region of Salinibacter pepae contains the following coding sequences:
- a CDS encoding L-aspartate oxidase, with protein sequence MSTVSTPETVSTSVLIIGAGGAGLRTSIELAEQGVDCLVLGKRAHGDAHTIWAAGGINASLGSLDPEDRWEIHAADTLDEGHFVNDPTAVETLCKRAPDRIRELAEWGMEFDRTDEGKINQRYFGAQSFRRTCFVGDRTGQALMDTLVQKAMDLEIPYRENLYITDLMVEGGQAAGAVGFDMDAGRPVAFDADAVVIAAGGHTSLYRRSSSRPDENTGDAQALAFNAGVPLRDMEFVQFHPTGKVKPEAEAGHLVTEAVRGEGGRLYNTEGERFMERYSPTQMELDARDVVARANEQEIREGRGTEDDAVLLDISHRDDDYIHDRLPRMVEEFAEHGIDITEEPMEVAPTAHYAMGGIEVDFETAQTQVDGLYAVGECTAGVHGANRLGGNSLIETVVFGQVAGNHIAETLGSRTSPSLSDAAVRDRVANQDTLAAAEGTHTPAEIVDQLRGLMWQHAGILRDEDGLLNGLRKLQRLRTDAEDLQVQADRTSRRYERAQNLRFMFTTAETILRGALERTESRGAHARTDHDTKDPDWRKNIRSLPTGNGGMEIDTETAGRPSRRVQQAVDEEHELDYHHLE encoded by the coding sequence ATGAGCACCGTTTCCACCCCCGAGACCGTATCCACGAGTGTTCTCATCATTGGGGCCGGCGGGGCTGGGCTCCGCACCAGCATTGAGCTGGCCGAACAGGGAGTCGACTGCCTCGTCCTGGGCAAGCGCGCCCACGGGGACGCCCACACCATCTGGGCGGCGGGCGGCATCAACGCCTCCCTCGGCAGCCTCGACCCCGAGGACCGGTGGGAGATTCACGCCGCCGACACCCTCGACGAGGGGCACTTCGTGAACGACCCCACGGCCGTCGAGACGCTCTGCAAGCGGGCGCCGGACCGCATCCGAGAGCTCGCGGAATGGGGCATGGAGTTCGACCGGACCGACGAGGGCAAGATCAACCAGCGCTACTTCGGCGCCCAGTCCTTCCGTCGCACCTGCTTCGTGGGCGACCGCACCGGGCAGGCCCTCATGGATACGCTCGTCCAGAAGGCGATGGACCTGGAGATTCCGTACCGCGAGAACCTATACATCACCGACCTGATGGTGGAGGGCGGGCAGGCCGCCGGGGCCGTCGGCTTCGACATGGACGCGGGGCGGCCCGTGGCCTTCGACGCGGACGCCGTCGTCATCGCGGCGGGCGGCCACACCTCGCTGTACCGCCGCAGTTCCTCCCGGCCCGACGAGAACACGGGCGACGCGCAGGCCCTGGCGTTCAACGCCGGCGTGCCGCTGCGCGACATGGAGTTCGTGCAGTTTCACCCCACCGGGAAGGTGAAGCCCGAGGCGGAGGCCGGGCACCTTGTCACCGAGGCGGTCCGTGGGGAGGGCGGGCGGCTCTACAACACGGAGGGCGAGCGCTTCATGGAGCGCTACTCGCCGACGCAGATGGAGCTGGACGCCCGGGACGTTGTGGCCCGTGCCAACGAGCAGGAGATCCGCGAGGGGCGGGGCACGGAGGATGACGCCGTGCTGCTGGACATTTCCCATCGCGACGACGACTACATTCACGACCGGCTCCCCCGCATGGTGGAGGAGTTTGCCGAGCACGGGATCGACATCACCGAGGAGCCGATGGAGGTGGCGCCGACGGCCCACTACGCGATGGGCGGCATCGAGGTCGACTTCGAAACGGCCCAGACGCAGGTCGACGGCCTCTACGCCGTCGGCGAATGCACGGCCGGCGTGCACGGGGCCAACCGCCTGGGCGGCAACTCGCTCATCGAGACCGTTGTCTTCGGCCAGGTCGCCGGGAACCACATCGCCGAGACGCTGGGCAGCCGCACGAGCCCGTCGCTCTCCGACGCGGCGGTGCGGGACCGCGTGGCGAACCAGGACACGCTCGCTGCCGCCGAGGGCACGCACACCCCCGCCGAGATTGTGGATCAGCTCCGGGGGCTGATGTGGCAGCACGCGGGCATTCTCCGCGACGAGGATGGGCTCCTAAACGGCCTCCGGAAGCTGCAGCGGCTCCGCACCGACGCTGAGGACCTGCAGGTCCAGGCCGACCGTACGAGCCGCCGCTACGAGCGGGCGCAGAACCTGCGCTTCATGTTCACCACGGCGGAGACAATCCTGCGGGGCGCCCTGGAGCGGACGGAGTCGCGGGGCGCCCACGCCCGCACCGACCACGACACGAAAGATCCCGACTGGCGAAAGAACATCCGAAGCCTCCCCACGGGCAACGGCGGGATGGAGATCGACACGGAGACGGCCGGCCGCCCCTCCCGTCGC
- a CDS encoding metallophosphoesterase: MRLRILSDVHIRDHGPPDLCRRAADPPADAILMAGDTHRGPEAIRWMRATFPERPVVCVAGNHEYYDGCLDATRPALRRAADDPSAAARGDATPDGVYFLERDEIMLGDLRILGCTLWTDFALFEGRRARAMRACRANVDDYRRIHLLRARRALRPRDTARVHQTSIRWLRARFAEPPSGARATVVLTHHPPSRRSVDPRYADSLTSAAFVARRGPLVEASGAALWVHGHVHASFDYRLGGTRVLSNPQGHDDENPGFRADLVVEV; this comes from the coding sequence ATGCGCCTCCGCATCCTCAGTGACGTCCACATCCGAGACCACGGCCCGCCCGACCTGTGCCGCCGGGCCGCCGACCCGCCCGCCGACGCCATTCTCATGGCGGGCGATACCCACCGAGGACCGGAGGCCATCCGATGGATGCGGGCCACGTTTCCGGAGCGCCCGGTCGTGTGTGTGGCGGGAAACCACGAGTACTACGACGGCTGCCTCGATGCGACGCGCCCCGCGCTGCGACGCGCCGCCGACGACCCGTCCGCCGCGGCCCGTGGCGACGCAACGCCAGACGGAGTGTATTTCCTCGAACGGGACGAGATTATGCTCGGGGACCTCCGGATTCTGGGATGCACCTTGTGGACGGACTTTGCCCTGTTCGAGGGGCGGCGGGCCCGTGCGATGCGGGCCTGCCGGGCCAACGTGGACGACTACCGGCGCATCCACCTGCTCCGCGCCCGCCGTGCGCTCCGGCCCCGAGACACGGCGCGCGTTCATCAGACGTCGATCCGGTGGCTGCGGGCCCGCTTTGCGGAACCGCCGTCCGGTGCACGGGCGACGGTGGTGCTGACCCACCACCCCCCGTCGCGCCGGTCCGTGGACCCGCGATACGCCGACAGCCTCACCAGCGCCGCCTTCGTGGCCCGCCGGGGGCCGCTCGTTGAGGCCTCCGGCGCGGCGCTCTGGGTCCACGGGCACGTCCATGCCTCCTTCGACTATCGGCTCGGCGGCACGCGGGTGCTGTCCAATCCGCAGGGGCACGACGACGAGAACCCCGGCTTCCGGGCCGACCTGGTCGTCGAGGTGTAG
- a CDS encoding TlpA family protein disulfide reductase, translated as MHPVLLLAVGLALLAGGARPAPVQSQDTVRVAGTVLAPDDAAQARRLLRAKLGPTSRHWTRLQDSTKRFAAARAAFQIGRVAYPRAWSDSVLMFLREAGTRHPDPAVRAEFLFGGLQVAAAAERGETQDQFYRRLTDGHEDAHYATKARRLFDPDSQIQAGKPLPDFEIPALSAPTAPYTKRDFEGQTVLIDIWGTWCGPCIRAMPHLHEAYRTHGGEDFTILSVALRDTRKAVKQFRAHKWEMPWDHAFVPKGSDLQKKLRDRFDIRGLPATILVGPDGQILRVHRGVGSGKKMARAISEVLAQDPGSENAPSEGADSEDTSGQESNSSL; from the coding sequence ATGCATCCCGTCCTGCTTCTGGCGGTCGGCCTGGCGCTTCTGGCGGGAGGGGCCCGCCCGGCTCCCGTCCAGTCACAGGATACAGTTCGGGTGGCCGGGACCGTGCTTGCCCCCGACGACGCGGCGCAGGCGCGGCGGCTTCTGCGGGCGAAGCTCGGCCCGACCTCTCGCCACTGGACGCGGCTCCAGGACTCCACCAAACGCTTCGCGGCGGCCAGGGCCGCCTTTCAGATTGGCCGCGTGGCCTATCCCCGCGCCTGGTCCGACTCGGTGCTGATGTTTCTCCGCGAGGCGGGAACCCGACACCCCGATCCGGCGGTGCGGGCGGAGTTTCTCTTCGGGGGGCTTCAGGTCGCCGCCGCCGCCGAGCGGGGAGAGACACAAGACCAGTTCTACAGGCGCCTCACCGACGGCCACGAGGACGCCCACTACGCCACGAAGGCCCGGCGCCTTTTTGATCCTGACAGTCAGATCCAGGCCGGAAAGCCGCTCCCGGACTTCGAGATTCCGGCCCTCTCAGCCCCGACGGCCCCCTATACGAAGCGCGATTTCGAAGGCCAGACCGTCCTGATCGATATCTGGGGCACGTGGTGCGGGCCTTGCATCCGGGCGATGCCACACCTTCACGAGGCCTATCGGACGCACGGCGGAGAGGACTTCACCATCCTCAGCGTTGCATTGCGGGACACCCGAAAGGCCGTAAAGCAATTTCGGGCCCACAAGTGGGAGATGCCCTGGGACCACGCCTTCGTGCCGAAGGGAAGCGACCTGCAGAAGAAGCTGCGGGACCGGTTCGACATCCGGGGACTCCCGGCAACCATTTTGGTCGGGCCCGACGGGCAAATTCTGCGCGTACACCGCGGGGTCGGGAGCGGGAAGAAAATGGCCCGGGCGATCTCGGAGGTCCTGGCTCAGGATCCCGGCTCGGAAAACGCCCCTTCGGAAGGCGCCGACTCAGAAGACACCAGCGGACAGGAATCGAACTCGTCCCTGTAG
- a CDS encoding DUF3108 domain-containing protein, which translates to MSRLLLRCVLALFFAAVLSAAATVPAAAQGPDGPSGDTGGFEKIDGTKLAPATLSYDATMKIDGRSRALSSTQTFTPTSTGGADTWTLVNEIETPGGLRTDSLIVDRSSLLPISRHLRGRVVMDLAYTGPSTAGGMEASGTMKRRGQSKPIRKDLDSPTLAGGVHDVVALGAMPLEPGFRAALRVFSPQDQSVKRAEFEVTGTETVETPAGTFETYVVDLNVGGGYITGTVHLRKTAPRYYVKWATEVTTGQGPRTIRQTLSSMEMQASPDAK; encoded by the coding sequence ATGAGCCGACTGCTCCTCCGATGTGTTCTTGCGCTTTTCTTCGCGGCCGTCCTTTCCGCGGCGGCGACCGTCCCGGCGGCGGCCCAGGGGCCGGACGGACCGTCGGGCGACACGGGCGGATTTGAGAAAATCGACGGCACGAAGCTGGCGCCCGCCACGCTCTCCTACGACGCCACGATGAAAATAGACGGCCGGTCCCGGGCTCTCTCCTCGACGCAGACCTTCACCCCGACCTCTACCGGCGGGGCCGACACCTGGACGCTCGTAAACGAGATTGAGACCCCTGGGGGCCTCCGTACCGACTCCCTAATCGTAGATCGCTCCTCACTGCTTCCCATCTCGCGGCACCTCCGCGGTCGGGTCGTGATGGACCTCGCCTACACCGGCCCTTCCACGGCGGGCGGGATGGAGGCCTCCGGCACCATGAAGCGCCGGGGCCAGTCGAAACCGATCCGCAAGGACCTGGACAGCCCAACCCTTGCGGGAGGCGTTCACGACGTCGTTGCCCTCGGCGCGATGCCGCTGGAGCCCGGCTTCCGGGCGGCGCTCCGAGTCTTCTCTCCGCAGGACCAGTCGGTGAAGCGGGCCGAATTCGAGGTGACCGGCACGGAGACGGTCGAGACGCCCGCCGGCACGTTCGAGACCTACGTAGTCGACCTGAACGTCGGCGGCGGATACATCACCGGCACCGTCCACCTCCGCAAGACGGCGCCCCGTTACTACGTCAAGTGGGCGACGGAGGTGACCACGGGCCAAGGCCCCCGCACAATCCGTCAAACCCTGTCGTCGATGGAGATGCAAGCGTCCCCGGATGCCAAGTAG
- a CDS encoding amidohydrolase family protein, whose product MTPVRIRPPVALLCILLVGGVGLETARSQHTTVLRGGQLFDATDTTLTDNPGIVVRAGKIVDRGATSLDTTGARLVRLGPDHVILPGLVDLHAHYAVDFFGAGRVEETEGYPLLYLANGATTTFTAGEMQPEKMRRVRRAIERGDRIGPRILTSGPYFGKARPGWDTTRTPASIRREVDRWAARGVEHFKAKRMRAALLRALIDQAHRHGATVTGHLGSGYGQSVNPRTAIDMGIDRVEHFLGGAQLPDTAGAYDALPTATPNAPAFDRIAQHFREHNVYFDATISAYGYYGTRESDVYADWPDAQQYFTPYLRAALAEEEYQAPVPRFQRIFELKLDRIKAFYEAGGGDLITLGTDHPSWGEYLAPFGVHRELQAFVRAGIPEAAALRIATINGARAVGRGDRLGTLAVGKWADLFVVRGNPLADIRNTRNVEWVMVRGDLHRAAALRKAARGTVGPDDAAAAEAFKPDRGP is encoded by the coding sequence ATGACGCCCGTCCGTATCCGCCCACCTGTCGCTCTTTTGTGCATTCTCCTGGTGGGCGGCGTCGGGCTGGAAACGGCCCGGTCCCAGCACACGACGGTTCTCCGCGGGGGACAGCTGTTCGACGCCACGGACACGACCCTCACGGACAATCCGGGCATTGTCGTGCGGGCCGGCAAAATCGTGGACCGGGGCGCGACGTCCCTCGACACGACCGGGGCGCGGCTCGTGCGGCTCGGGCCCGACCACGTCATCCTGCCGGGGCTCGTCGACCTGCACGCGCACTACGCGGTCGACTTCTTTGGGGCGGGGCGCGTGGAGGAGACGGAGGGCTACCCGCTGCTGTACCTCGCCAACGGCGCCACCACCACGTTTACCGCGGGGGAGATGCAGCCGGAAAAGATGCGCCGCGTCCGGCGGGCCATTGAGCGCGGCGACCGGATCGGGCCGCGCATACTCACGTCCGGCCCCTACTTTGGCAAGGCGCGGCCCGGCTGGGACACGACCCGTACGCCCGCCAGCATTCGCCGGGAGGTGGACCGGTGGGCGGCCCGCGGGGTGGAGCACTTCAAGGCGAAGCGGATGCGGGCAGCGCTCCTCCGTGCCCTCATCGATCAGGCGCACCGGCACGGCGCCACCGTGACGGGCCACCTTGGCTCCGGCTATGGGCAGAGCGTCAACCCGCGCACCGCCATCGACATGGGCATCGACCGCGTCGAACACTTCCTGGGCGGCGCCCAGCTGCCCGACACCGCCGGGGCCTACGACGCGCTGCCCACCGCCACGCCCAACGCCCCGGCCTTCGACCGAATCGCGCAGCACTTCCGGGAGCACAACGTCTACTTCGACGCCACCATCTCGGCGTACGGCTACTACGGCACGCGCGAGTCCGACGTCTACGCCGACTGGCCGGACGCCCAGCAGTATTTCACGCCGTACCTGCGGGCCGCGCTCGCGGAAGAGGAGTACCAGGCGCCCGTCCCGCGCTTCCAGCGGATCTTTGAGCTGAAGCTCGACCGCATCAAGGCCTTCTACGAGGCCGGGGGCGGCGACCTCATCACGCTGGGCACCGACCACCCGAGCTGGGGCGAGTACCTGGCGCCCTTCGGCGTGCACCGAGAGCTGCAGGCCTTCGTGCGGGCGGGCATCCCGGAGGCCGCGGCGCTCCGCATCGCCACGATCAACGGGGCGCGGGCCGTCGGGAGGGGCGACCGGCTCGGCACCCTGGCGGTGGGCAAGTGGGCGGACCTGTTCGTCGTGCGCGGGAACCCGCTGGCGGACATCCGAAATACCCGCAACGTCGAGTGGGTGATGGTGCGCGGCGACCTGCACCGGGCGGCGGCCCTTCGGAAGGCGGCCCGCGGCACGGTGGGGCCGGACGATGCAGCGGCGGCGGAGGCCTTCAAGCCGGATCGGGGGCCGTAG
- a CDS encoding cold-shock protein, whose translation MEKGKLKFFDTSRGFGFIEPLDGSEDVFLHANNISGMTSGEDLREGQTIEYETEQTEKGLSALNAAPADETSGAL comes from the coding sequence ATGGAAAAGGGTAAGCTTAAGTTTTTCGATACCTCCCGCGGATTCGGCTTCATCGAGCCCCTCGACGGGAGCGAGGACGTTTTCCTCCACGCAAACAACATTTCGGGCATGACCTCCGGCGAAGACCTCCGAGAGGGTCAGACCATTGAGTACGAGACGGAGCAGACGGAGAAGGGCCTCAGCGCCCTCAACGCTGCCCCGGCCGACGAGACCAGTGGTGCGCTGTAA
- a CDS encoding alkaline phosphatase, protein MSDTYHDRLAAASDDAPSRRDFLKTGALGALALGTGGMAGTARGQARTDVSNVEAPGDAKNVIFLVSDGMSAGTLTMADLHLRRHEGRRSNWLRLYEEGRVRHGLMDMAAANSVVTGSAAGASSWGSGHRVFNETLNMSQDGEKYRTILEIFRDAGRGTGLVTTTRITHATPAGFGINMPERWSEDKIAAQYLEREYDVLMGGGARHFDPDHRGDGTDLHQHFADKGYTVARSKQDLSYWGHDGAFLGTFYDTHLPYVLDHQNIPSHQQQVPRLPEMTDAALQRLDRNDDGFLLQIEGGRVDHAAHEDDTGGLIYDQIEFDRAIGRVLEFVEGRDDTLVIITTDHGNANPGINAAGDRYNQSNPMFDRVAGFQYTNSWVLSELDANSTYRQIQDRVEEAWQFPIRRDEAELLQDALRGEYQAAYREKSAPDLLLGAIQANYTSVNWLGGDHTSDYVQLAALGPGSEVIGSFTRNTDLFDLMVESAGVREYASG, encoded by the coding sequence GTGAGTGACACGTACCACGATCGCCTCGCCGCTGCGTCCGACGACGCGCCCTCCCGCCGCGACTTTTTGAAGACCGGGGCCCTCGGCGCCCTTGCCCTCGGCACCGGCGGCATGGCCGGCACGGCCCGCGGGCAGGCCCGCACCGACGTCTCGAACGTTGAGGCCCCGGGCGACGCCAAGAACGTCATCTTTCTGGTTAGCGACGGCATGAGTGCCGGCACGCTTACGATGGCGGACCTGCACCTCCGGCGGCACGAGGGGCGGCGGTCGAATTGGCTCCGTCTCTACGAGGAGGGCCGCGTGCGGCACGGCCTGATGGACATGGCCGCCGCCAACTCGGTCGTCACCGGTTCCGCGGCGGGGGCCTCCTCTTGGGGCTCGGGCCACCGCGTGTTCAACGAGACGCTCAACATGAGCCAGGACGGGGAGAAGTACCGGACGATCCTCGAGATCTTCCGCGACGCGGGGCGGGGCACGGGCCTCGTCACCACCACCCGCATTACCCACGCCACCCCGGCGGGCTTCGGGATCAACATGCCCGAGCGGTGGAGCGAGGACAAGATTGCGGCGCAGTACCTGGAGCGCGAGTACGATGTGCTCATGGGGGGCGGCGCCCGCCACTTCGATCCCGACCACCGCGGCGACGGGACGGACCTGCACCAGCACTTCGCGGACAAGGGCTACACGGTCGCCCGGTCGAAACAGGACCTGAGCTACTGGGGCCATGACGGGGCGTTCTTGGGCACGTTCTACGACACCCACCTCCCCTACGTCCTCGATCACCAGAACATCCCGTCGCACCAGCAGCAGGTGCCGCGCCTTCCCGAAATGACCGACGCAGCCCTCCAGCGCCTCGACCGGAACGACGACGGGTTCCTCCTTCAGATTGAAGGGGGACGCGTGGACCACGCGGCCCACGAGGACGACACGGGCGGCCTCATCTACGACCAGATCGAGTTCGACCGTGCCATCGGGCGCGTGCTCGAGTTCGTCGAGGGGCGCGACGACACGCTCGTCATCATCACCACCGACCACGGCAACGCCAACCCCGGCATCAACGCCGCCGGCGACCGCTACAACCAGTCGAACCCGATGTTCGACCGGGTCGCGGGCTTCCAGTACACCAACAGCTGGGTCCTCTCGGAGCTCGACGCGAACAGCACCTACCGACAAATACAGGACCGCGTGGAGGAGGCGTGGCAGTTTCCCATCCGCCGCGACGAGGCGGAGCTCCTCCAGGACGCGCTGCGGGGCGAGTACCAGGCGGCCTACCGCGAAAAGAGCGCCCCCGACCTGCTGCTCGGGGCCATCCAGGCCAATTACACGTCCGTCAACTGGCTGGGGGGCGACCACACGTCCGACTACGTGCAGCTGGCCGCCCTGGGCCCGGGCAGCGAAGTGATTGGCTCGTTTACCCGCAACACGGACCTCTTCGACCTGATGGTCGAGTCTGCCGGGGTGCGGGAGTACGCGAGCGGCTGA
- a CDS encoding ABC transporter permease, with protein MSQDLLNHIQDPIVWTGLTQVGAAAVLAVLVVLLSRRRGLGLEAELSIAFARGFVQIVAVGLVIGGLLTVPVAWSALILLGMVGGATWISRQRGTGLPGVTQVSFLAITVGAGLVIVTMTAAGAIEPTVRSLVPVGSLVIANAMKINGLALNRLKDELRDKRAEIEVGLALGGPPAAVLARHLRTGVRASLIPVVDSLKSLGWVWIPGVMAGMILGGENPVYAALYQFVIMAMIFAAGGLTSMLTSLLMGRRVMTAAEQLRRIGDDGD; from the coding sequence ATGTCTCAGGACCTCCTCAACCACATCCAGGACCCCATCGTCTGGACCGGACTCACCCAGGTGGGGGCGGCGGCCGTGCTGGCGGTCCTCGTGGTGCTGCTGTCCCGCCGGCGCGGCCTGGGGCTGGAGGCGGAGCTGAGCATCGCGTTCGCCCGCGGCTTCGTGCAGATCGTGGCCGTCGGCCTCGTCATTGGGGGGCTGCTGACGGTGCCCGTCGCCTGGAGCGCGCTCATCCTGCTGGGGATGGTGGGCGGGGCCACCTGGATTTCGCGGCAGCGGGGGACGGGGCTGCCGGGCGTCACGCAGGTCTCGTTTCTGGCCATCACGGTGGGGGCGGGCCTGGTGATCGTGACGATGACGGCGGCCGGTGCCATCGAGCCCACGGTGCGCAGCCTCGTGCCGGTGGGCAGCCTCGTCATCGCCAACGCGATGAAGATCAACGGCCTGGCCCTCAACCGCCTCAAGGACGAGCTCCGCGACAAGCGGGCCGAGATTGAGGTGGGGCTCGCGCTCGGGGGGCCGCCCGCGGCCGTGCTGGCCCGGCACCTGCGGACCGGCGTGCGGGCGTCGCTCATCCCCGTGGTCGACTCGCTGAAGAGCCTGGGGTGGGTGTGGATTCCCGGCGTCATGGCCGGAATGATCCTGGGGGGCGAGAATCCCGTCTACGCCGCGCTCTACCAGTTCGTCATCATGGCCATGATCTTCGCCGCGGGCGGCCTCACGAGCATGCTCACGAGCCTCCTGATGGGCCGCCGCGTGATGACGGCAGCCGAGCAGCTGCGGCGGATTGGGGACGACGGGGACTAG
- a CDS encoding ABC transporter ATP-binding protein, translating into MPEAPPLATEHLTRVVDGETLVADVSIEVRAEEVFVVFGRSGSGKTSLLRLLNRLDEPTGGTVYLDGTDYRTIAPRTLRRRVGWVPQDPTLIDGTVAENVAWGPTLRDEPVDTARLRALLDRLGLSGFAERDADRLSGGEAQRVAIARTLFNDPDVVLLDEPASSLDAAAADRVESLLADVMAAYALTAVLVTHDADRARRLGHRGVRLRDGGGVATGSLDALLSV; encoded by the coding sequence ATGCCGGAGGCCCCGCCCCTTGCCACGGAGCACCTGACCCGCGTCGTCGACGGCGAGACCCTGGTGGCGGACGTGTCGATCGAGGTGCGGGCGGAGGAGGTGTTCGTCGTCTTCGGGCGGTCCGGCTCCGGCAAGACCTCGCTCCTGCGGCTGCTGAACCGCCTCGATGAGCCGACCGGCGGCACCGTGTACCTCGACGGCACCGACTACCGCACGATCGCCCCGCGCACGCTGCGGCGGCGCGTCGGGTGGGTGCCACAGGATCCGACGCTGATTGACGGCACGGTGGCGGAGAACGTGGCGTGGGGCCCCACGCTGCGGGACGAGCCGGTCGACACGGCGCGCCTCCGTGCGCTGCTCGATCGGCTGGGCCTGTCGGGGTTTGCGGAGCGGGACGCCGACCGGCTGTCGGGCGGGGAGGCCCAGCGCGTGGCCATCGCCCGCACCTTGTTCAACGACCCCGACGTGGTGCTGCTCGACGAGCCAGCCTCCAGCCTCGACGCCGCGGCGGCCGACCGCGTCGAATCGCTCCTGGCGGACGTGATGGCGGCGTACGCCCTCACCGCCGTGCTCGTCACCCACGACGCCGACCGGGCCCGCCGGCTGGGGCACCGCGGGGTGCGCCTGCGTGATGGTGGGGGAGTGGCAACGGGTTCCCTCGACGCTTTGCTTTCTGTATAA
- a CDS encoding DoxX family protein — protein MVTSQSRASSKAAWWTLPLVRLMVGAVFLSEGLQKFLYPTLRGPGRFADMGGPVPEGGAGLVGGTEVVCGLLILIGFYTRLAAAGTATIMTVAIITTKIPIWLGTGFGPFEVRTLGEYGFWSMAHAMRTDWAMLLGSLVLAIAGAGPWAADST, from the coding sequence ATGGTAACGTCCCAGTCCCGTGCGTCGTCGAAGGCTGCGTGGTGGACGCTCCCCCTCGTCCGCCTCATGGTCGGGGCCGTCTTCCTGTCGGAAGGACTCCAGAAGTTTCTGTATCCGACCCTGCGCGGCCCCGGTCGGTTTGCCGACATGGGGGGGCCGGTGCCGGAGGGGGGCGCAGGCCTCGTGGGCGGGACGGAGGTTGTCTGTGGACTGCTCATTCTGATCGGCTTCTACACGCGGCTTGCCGCGGCGGGGACGGCCACGATCATGACGGTGGCGATCATCACGACGAAAATTCCGATCTGGCTGGGCACGGGCTTTGGGCCGTTCGAGGTGCGGACGCTGGGGGAGTACGGTTTCTGGAGCATGGCGCACGCGATGCGGACCGACTGGGCGATGCTGCTCGGCTCGCTCGTGCTGGCGATCGCCGGCGCCGGGCCGTGGGCGGCCGATTCGACGTAG
- the crcB gene encoding fluoride efflux transporter CrcB — protein sequence MMKLLWIAFGGSLGALSRHGLSVLAHRLLPSNFPWGTLAANLSGCFLIGGLWVLAAEYSFSQEARLFVFTGGIGSLTTFSTYGLESLMLLREGRIVAGLGNVLLSTVLGLVLVAIGAGCALLLLGEPVAAFDT from the coding sequence ATGATGAAGCTGCTCTGGATCGCCTTTGGCGGAAGCCTCGGTGCCCTGTCTCGGCACGGCCTCTCCGTCCTCGCGCACCGTCTTCTGCCGTCGAATTTTCCGTGGGGCACGCTCGCGGCCAACCTCTCGGGCTGTTTCCTCATCGGGGGGCTGTGGGTCCTCGCCGCTGAGTATTCGTTCTCGCAGGAGGCCCGGCTGTTTGTCTTTACTGGAGGAATCGGGTCGCTGACGACGTTTTCGACCTACGGCCTGGAGAGTCTGATGCTGCTCCGGGAGGGACGAATCGTGGCGGGACTGGGCAATGTGCTGCTCAGCACTGTGCTCGGCCTCGTCCTGGTTGCGATTGGCGCTGGATGTGCCCTTCTTCTGCTGGGGGAACCCGTTGCTGCGTTCGATACATAG
- the arsN2 gene encoding arsenic resistance N-acetyltransferase ArsN2 encodes MTIQPAAPDDLDAIRDLLRRADLPHEDLGPAHLTHFLAARDGADMVGTVGVEHCGTAALLRSLAVAPECRNAGLGARLIDAIEQHAQNEGVHALYLLTTTAADYFRRRGYETMDRDGLPEAIQQTEEAARLCPASATCLQKRLAAAGP; translated from the coding sequence ATGACGATTCAACCAGCCGCGCCTGACGACCTCGATGCCATCCGGGACCTGCTCCGGCGGGCCGACCTGCCGCACGAGGACCTTGGGCCCGCCCACCTGACCCACTTTCTCGCGGCCCGCGACGGGGCGGACATGGTGGGCACCGTGGGGGTGGAGCACTGCGGCACCGCGGCCCTGCTGCGCTCGCTGGCCGTGGCGCCGGAATGCCGGAATGCGGGCCTCGGCGCGCGCCTCATAGACGCAATCGAGCAACACGCTCAGAATGAGGGTGTCCACGCGCTCTACCTGCTCACCACGACGGCCGCAGACTACTTTCGCCGTCGGGGATACGAGACGATGGATCGAGATGGGCTCCCCGAGGCCATTCAGCAGACCGAAGAGGCCGCTCGGCTCTGCCCGGCGAGCGCCACCTGCCTGCAGAAGAGACTCGCGGCGGCCGGCCCCTGA